A window of the Bacillus andreraoultii genome harbors these coding sequences:
- the mntR gene encoding transcriptional regulator MntR → MPTPSMEDYIEQIYLLIETKGYARVSDIAEMLSVHPSSVTKMVQKLDKRNYLVYEKYRGLVLTTKGKKMGKRLVYRHELLEKFLGIIGVADENIYRDVEGIEHHLSWDAIDRIGDLIQYFEENPERVRELELIRNQLEE, encoded by the coding sequence ATGCCTACACCAAGCATGGAAGACTATATAGAGCAGATTTATTTATTAATCGAGACAAAAGGCTATGCTAGAGTATCTGATATTGCCGAAATGTTATCCGTACATCCCTCATCGGTAACAAAGATGGTTCAAAAATTAGATAAAAGAAATTATTTAGTTTATGAAAAATATCGTGGTCTCGTTTTAACAACAAAAGGGAAAAAGATGGGGAAGCGTTTAGTATATCGTCATGAACTGTTGGAAAAATTTTTAGGAATAATTGGTGTTGCGGATGAAAATATATATAGGGATGTCGAAGGAATTGAACATCATTTAAGTTGGGACGCAATTGATCGCATTGGTGATTTAATCCAGTACTTTGAAGAGAATCCTGAACGTGTACGGGAGTTAGAGCTTATTCGAAACCAATTGGAGGAGTAA
- a CDS encoding DUF3892 domain-containing protein encodes MEEIIAVDKNYKGDIISFKTSTGRVISYLKAMEAIEQGEIVGAKIIETNDFEQPFIIQAMNSTDQYFDNYPPIF; translated from the coding sequence ATGGAAGAAATCATTGCTGTTGACAAGAATTATAAAGGTGACATTATAAGCTTTAAAACGTCGACTGGGCGAGTAATTTCTTACTTAAAAGCGATGGAGGCAATTGAACAAGGTGAAATTGTTGGAGCTAAAATCATTGAAACAAATGACTTTGAACAACCTTTTATTATTCAAGCGATGAACTCCACTGACCAATATTTTGATAATTACCCTCCTATTTTCTAA
- a CDS encoding ABC-F family ATP-binding cassette domain-containing protein has product MRILTANNIEKSIGDKRLFKDISFAVGEKERIGLIGVNGTGKSTLLKIIAGLEDMDQGKFTMPNDYTISILLQEPQLNEKLTILEQVLSTDTALNQTVRSYEKVISELKDEPENEKLLHRFFELQNKMDHLGGWDVSSRAKTMLTRLGLYDFNINVGQLSGGQKKRVALAEVLMNDTDLLLLDEPTNHLDYSMIEWLQDELKKLTASILFVTHDRYFLDAVANRVFELYQGSLYSYKGNYADYLEAKAVREEETERQKEKNNNLYRRELAWVRRGAQARSTKQKARIQRFEKLEDEVKNKVDNQNLDIAMIGSRLGKDVIEFKNANKSFGTKKILDQFQLLVKPNDRIGIVGKNGSGKSTLLNMIAGKDRLDDGDISIGQTVKLAYYTQDAIDMNVNKRMIEYIREAGDVIHTKDGQTITAAQMLERFLFPMNTHGTIIRKLSGGERRRLYLLKLLMEEPNVLLLDEPTNDLDTETLTVLEQFLEDFSGVVITVSHDRYFLDKICDELLIFEGNGKIEKYFGSYSDYLIQANQKIEQVDQKAVEKKPRQVETQPTKKKLTYMEKKEWEEIDGIIAKTEERIAETRKEMEIAGSDFTKLQVLMEEEQKLNKELEHLIDRWSYLAEIVED; this is encoded by the coding sequence ATGCGTATTTTAACGGCAAATAATATAGAAAAATCTATTGGCGACAAACGTTTATTTAAGGATATTTCGTTTGCTGTAGGTGAAAAGGAAAGAATCGGTTTAATTGGTGTGAATGGTACGGGAAAATCAACTTTATTAAAAATTATTGCTGGTTTAGAAGATATGGATCAAGGGAAATTTACAATGCCTAACGATTACACCATTTCTATCTTACTTCAAGAACCACAATTAAATGAGAAATTAACGATTTTAGAGCAAGTACTTTCAACAGATACCGCTTTAAATCAAACGGTTCGCTCCTATGAAAAGGTCATTTCGGAATTAAAAGATGAGCCCGAAAATGAAAAATTGTTACATCGATTTTTTGAGTTACAAAATAAAATGGATCATTTAGGTGGTTGGGACGTTAGTTCTCGAGCAAAAACAATGTTAACAAGGTTGGGCTTGTATGATTTTAATATAAACGTAGGCCAGTTGTCTGGTGGACAAAAAAAGCGGGTTGCATTGGCGGAAGTTTTAATGAATGATACAGATTTACTATTACTAGATGAGCCGACGAATCATCTTGATTACAGCATGATTGAGTGGCTTCAAGATGAGTTAAAAAAACTTACAGCTTCAATATTATTTGTTACCCATGATCGATATTTTTTAGATGCTGTAGCTAATCGAGTTTTTGAGTTGTACCAAGGAAGTCTCTATTCGTATAAAGGGAATTACGCTGATTACTTAGAGGCAAAAGCGGTTCGAGAAGAAGAGACAGAACGTCAAAAAGAAAAAAATAATAATTTATATCGTAGAGAACTTGCATGGGTAAGAAGAGGTGCACAAGCTCGTTCCACAAAGCAAAAGGCAAGAATTCAACGTTTTGAAAAACTAGAAGATGAAGTAAAAAATAAAGTTGATAATCAAAATTTAGACATAGCAATGATTGGATCTCGACTTGGGAAAGACGTCATTGAATTCAAAAATGCCAATAAGTCATTTGGAACAAAAAAAATACTAGACCAATTTCAGTTATTAGTAAAGCCAAATGATCGCATCGGTATAGTCGGAAAAAATGGAAGTGGAAAATCAACATTACTCAATATGATTGCAGGTAAAGATCGATTAGACGATGGTGATATTTCCATTGGTCAGACAGTTAAGTTAGCGTATTATACACAAGATGCTATTGATATGAACGTAAATAAACGAATGATTGAATATATTCGTGAAGCTGGTGATGTCATTCATACGAAAGATGGTCAAACAATCACTGCTGCACAGATGCTTGAACGTTTTTTATTTCCAATGAATACCCACGGGACAATAATTCGAAAGTTATCTGGTGGTGAAAGAAGACGTCTATACTTGTTAAAATTACTTATGGAAGAACCAAACGTTTTACTATTAGATGAACCAACGAATGACTTAGATACTGAAACCTTAACAGTGTTAGAACAATTTTTAGAAGACTTTTCAGGAGTTGTAATAACTGTATCTCATGACCGGTATTTCTTAGATAAAATTTGTGATGAACTACTTATATTTGAAGGCAACGGAAAAATTGAGAAATATTTCGGTAGTTATTCAGATTATCTCATACAGGCTAACCAAAAGATTGAACAAGTGGACCAAAAAGCTGTAGAGAAGAAACCGAGACAAGTTGAAACTCAACCGACGAAAAAGAAACTGACGTACATGGAAAAGAAAGAATGGGAAGAGATTGATGGGATCATTGCGAAAACAGAAGAACGGATTGCAGAAACGAGAAAGGAAATGGAAATAGCAGGAAGTGATTTTACTAAATTACAAGTTCTAATGGAAGAAGAACAAAAGCTGAATAAAGAACTCGAACATTTAATTGATCGATGGTCGTATTTGGCTGAAATCGTCGAAGATTAA
- a CDS encoding virulence factor — translation MKIKSIEPTPSPNTMKIILNEELPSGTRNNYTKEQSDEAPEEIRAIIHIDGVKGVYHVADFLAVERYPKADWKDILPQVRYSLGEVEQQNREIEMKQNDHFGEVQVYVQMFKGIPMQVKLTDGHTEKRVALPEQFVQAITNAQLPDDNIVFLRKWVDKGVRYGDFEEIGHTIVDEMIATYPQERLDALVHSALNPTNAPVQKKYRKVTLQDLDHSDWKKRYQILEQMEEPTLADLPVLEKALNDEKPSIRRLAVVYLGMIXILLNYKF, via the coding sequence ATGAAAATAAAGTCGATTGAACCAACACCGAGTCCAAATACGATGAAAATCATTTTAAATGAAGAGTTACCATCAGGGACAAGGAATAATTATACAAAAGAACAGAGTGATGAGGCGCCTGAAGAAATACGTGCAATCATTCATATAGATGGTGTTAAAGGTGTTTATCATGTGGCAGATTTTTTAGCAGTTGAAAGATATCCAAAGGCAGATTGGAAAGATATATTACCACAAGTGCGTTATTCACTCGGAGAAGTAGAACAACAAAATCGTGAAATTGAGATGAAACAGAATGATCACTTTGGGGAAGTCCAAGTTTACGTGCAAATGTTTAAAGGAATACCAATGCAAGTAAAATTAACGGATGGTCATACAGAAAAACGTGTTGCATTACCGGAACAATTTGTTCAGGCAATTACAAACGCTCAACTTCCAGATGACAATATCGTTTTTTTAAGAAAATGGGTAGACAAAGGTGTTCGTTACGGGGACTTTGAAGAAATTGGCCATACGATTGTGGACGAAATGATAGCAACATATCCCCAAGAACGGCTAGATGCTCTTGTTCATTCGGCATTGAATCCAACGAATGCGCCGGTTCAAAAAAAATATAGGAAAGTAACTTTACAAGATTTAGATCATTCTGATTGGAAAAAGCGATATCAAATTCTTGAACAAATGGAAGAACCGACATTAGCCGATTTACCTGTACTTGAGAAGGCGCTGAATGATGAAAAACCATCGATACGTAGACTAGCTGTCGTCTATTTGGGGATGATTGNGATTTTACTAAATTACAAGTTCTAA
- a CDS encoding conserved virulence factor C family protein, with product MKIKSIEPTPSPNTMKIILNEELPSGTRNNYTKEQSDEAPEEIRAIIHIDGVKGVYHVADFLAVERYPKADWKDILPQVRYSLGEVEQQNREIEMKQNDHFGEVQVYVQMFKGIPMQVKLTDGHTEKRVALPEQFVQAITNAQLPDDNIVFLRKWVDKGVRYGDFEEIGHTIVDEMIATYPQERLDALVHSALNPTNAPVQKKYRKVTLQDLDHSDWKKRYQILEQMEEPTLADLPVLEKALNDEKPSIRRLAVVYLGMIEDKKVLPYIYKGLKDRTVTVRRTAGDCLSDLGFIEAQDEMINALKDKSKIVRWRAAMFLYETGDEKALPALKAAENDSEFEVALQIKMAIERIEGGEVAKGSVWKQMTEARKQN from the coding sequence ATGAAAATAAAGTCGATTGAACCAACACCGAGTCCAAATACGATGAAAATCATTTTAAATGAAGAGTTACCATCAGGGACAAGGAATAATTATACAAAAGAACAGAGTGATGAGGCGCCTGAAGAAATACGTGCAATCATTCATATAGATGGTGTTAAAGGTGTTTATCATGTGGCAGATTTTTTAGCAGTTGAAAGATATCCAAAGGCAGATTGGAAAGATATATTACCACAAGTGCGTTATTCACTCGGAGAAGTAGAACAACAAAATCGTGAAATTGAGATGAAACAGAATGATCACTTTGGGGAAGTCCAAGTTTACGTGCAAATGTTTAAAGGAATACCAATGCAAGTAAAATTAACGGATGGTCATACAGAAAAACGTGTTGCATTACCGGAACAATTTGTTCAGGCAATTACAAACGCTCAACTTCCAGATGACAATATCGTTTTTTTAAGAAAATGGGTAGACAAAGGTGTTCGTTACGGGGACTTTGAAGAAATTGGCCATACGATTGTGGACGAAATGATAGCAACATATCCCCAAGAACGGCTAGATGCTCTTGTTCATTCGGCATTGAATCCAACGAATGCGCCGGTTCAAAAAAAATATAGGAAAGTAACTTTACAAGATTTAGATCATTCTGATTGGAAAAAGCGATATCAAATTCTTGAACAAATGGAAGAACCGACATTAGCCGATTTACCTGTACTTGAGAAGGCGCTGAATGATGAAAAACCATCGATACGTAGACTAGCTGTCGTCTATTTGGGGATGATTGAGGATAAAAAGGTTCTTCCCTATATTTATAAAGGTTTGAAAGATCGAACGGTAACGGTAAGAAGAACAGCTGGCGACTGTCTGAGTGATTTAGGATTTATTGAGGCGCAAGATGAAATGATTAACGCCTTGAAAGATAAAAGTAAAATTGTTCGCTGGAGAGCAGCAATGTTCTTATATGAAACTGGTGATGAAAAGGCCCTACCAGCATTAAAAGCGGCGGAAAATGATTCAGAATTCGAAGTAGCATTACAAATTAAAATGGCAATTGAAAGAATTGAAGGAGGAGAAGTTGCGAAAGGATCTGTTTGGAAACAAATGACAGAAGCACGAAAACAAAACTAA
- a CDS encoding BrxA/BrxB family bacilliredoxin — protein MSMAYEEYMRQLVMPMREELVSAGFQELKTALDVEQFIENVNGTTFVVVNSVCGCAGGLARPAVTYAVQNSEKKPDHLVTVFAGQDKEATAKMREYFVGIEPSSPSMALLKGKEVVHFIPRHEIEGHTVEEVVDNILTAFADHC, from the coding sequence ATGTCGATGGCTTATGAAGAATATATGCGGCAACTTGTTATGCCGATGCGAGAAGAATTAGTCAGTGCAGGATTTCAAGAGTTAAAGACCGCTTTAGATGTTGAACAATTTATAGAAAATGTGAATGGAACGACATTTGTTGTTGTTAATTCTGTATGTGGTTGTGCTGGTGGTCTTGCACGGCCAGCTGTCACTTATGCAGTCCAGAATTCTGAGAAAAAGCCAGATCATTTGGTTACTGTTTTTGCCGGTCAAGATAAAGAGGCGACTGCGAAAATGAGAGAGTATTTTGTTGGCATTGAACCTTCATCTCCATCAATGGCTTTATTAAAAGGGAAAGAAGTTGTTCATTTTATCCCAAGGCACGAAATTGAAGGTCATACAGTTGAAGAAGTTGTTGATAATATTTTAACAGCATTTGCAGACCATTGCTAA
- a CDS encoding YpjP family protein, producing MKNKWMKKAFVALVTTLTFGMVTPFQTIQAENNSIDHPEKNDFIGSESNAGKEYLKYTYGTPIKGQVLSPQEYFVKQAIQIGEEQSWKKFGDKIGPVIEDEFQQIILPKIERAITDVSKQFTDEDFAQLAISEGNGKGLSEKIFHIYNEKTGKDVMRFHVRRDLRPLEGYWFNFHYHTYHDDFQTHYELGNIFWDKNTPPKWAN from the coding sequence ATGAAAAATAAATGGATGAAGAAAGCATTCGTGGCACTGGTTACAACTTTAACATTTGGAATGGTTACTCCTTTTCAAACAATCCAGGCCGAGAATAATTCTATTGATCACCCTGAAAAAAATGATTTCATAGGTTCAGAATCGAACGCCGGAAAAGAATATCTTAAGTATACTTACGGAACGCCAATAAAAGGACAAGTTTTATCACCACAAGAATATTTTGTGAAGCAAGCAATTCAAATCGGTGAAGAGCAGTCATGGAAGAAATTTGGAGATAAAATTGGTCCGGTCATTGAAGATGAATTCCAACAAATCATTTTACCGAAAATCGAAAGGGCCATTACAGATGTCTCCAAGCAATTTACAGATGAAGACTTTGCTCAATTAGCAATATCTGAAGGTAACGGGAAGGGGCTAAGTGAAAAAATCTTCCACATTTATAATGAAAAAACAGGAAAAGATGTTATGCGGTTTCATGTGCGACGTGATTTACGTCCACTTGAAGGTTATTGGTTTAATTTCCATTATCATACGTATCATGATGATTTTCAGACCCATTACGAACTTGGTAATATTTTTTGGGATAAGAACACACCTCCAAAATGGGCAAATTAA
- a CDS encoding thymidylate synthase, whose translation MEQYLELCRHVLENGVKKEDRTATGTISVFGYQMRFDLQKGFPLLTTKKVHLKSIIHELLWFIQGDTNVKYLQNNGVRIWNEWADENGDLGPIYGHQWRSWKGADGKEHDQLKELIEQIKTNPNSRRLIINAWNVSDIDKMALPPCHTLFQFYVANGKLSCQLYQRSGDLFLGVPFNIASYALLTMMIAHVCDLELGEFVHTFGDVHIYANHIEQVKLQLTREPKQLPKMILNPEVKNIFDFKYEDFTIENYDPHPAIKGVVSV comes from the coding sequence ATGGAACAATACTTAGAATTATGTAGACATGTATTAGAAAATGGCGTTAAAAAGGAAGATCGGACTGCTACAGGAACAATAAGTGTTTTTGGATATCAAATGCGATTTGATTTGCAAAAAGGATTTCCTCTGTTAACAACAAAAAAAGTACATTTAAAGTCTATTATCCATGAACTATTATGGTTTATTCAAGGGGATACGAACGTGAAATATTTACAAAATAATGGTGTTCGTATTTGGAATGAATGGGCTGATGAAAATGGTGATCTCGGTCCAATATATGGTCACCAGTGGCGTTCATGGAAGGGAGCAGATGGCAAAGAACATGATCAATTAAAAGAATTGATTGAGCAAATTAAAACGAATCCAAATTCAAGAAGATTAATTATTAATGCTTGGAATGTTAGTGATATTGATAAAATGGCTTTACCTCCATGTCATACTTTATTTCAATTTTATGTTGCAAACGGTAAACTTTCATGTCAATTATACCAACGTTCAGGAGATTTATTCCTCGGAGTTCCGTTTAATATTGCCTCCTATGCATTATTAACGATGATGATTGCACATGTATGTGATCTTGAACTTGGTGAATTTGTGCATACATTTGGTGACGTTCATATTTACGCTAATCATATTGAACAAGTAAAATTACAATTAACGAGAGAACCGAAACAATTACCGAAAATGATACTAAATCCAGAAGTGAAAAATATTTTTGATTTTAAATATGAGGATTTCACGATAGAAAACTATGATCCACATCCAGCCATTAAAGGGGTAGTTAGTGTATGA
- a CDS encoding dihydrofolate reductase: protein MISFIVAMDENHLIGSNNNLPWTLPDDLKRFKKITMGHPIIMGRKTYESIGKPLPGRENIILTRNKEMSFDGCTVFHSSHDLIDYCLSQSDEFFVIGGAEVFKLFIPYVNKLYITKIYNEFLGDVYFPELDWSKFQLVSKEKGMKDEKNPYDYDYILYEKVTE from the coding sequence ATGATTTCTTTTATCGTTGCAATGGATGAAAATCATCTTATTGGAAGCAATAACAATTTGCCTTGGACTTTACCTGATGATTTGAAAAGGTTTAAAAAAATTACAATGGGCCATCCAATTATTATGGGAAGAAAAACGTATGAATCAATTGGTAAACCTTTACCAGGACGTGAAAATATTATCCTAACGAGAAATAAGGAGATGTCTTTTGACGGATGTACGGTTTTCCATTCAAGTCATGATTTGATCGATTATTGTTTAAGTCAATCTGACGAATTTTTTGTTATAGGCGGTGCTGAGGTATTCAAGCTTTTCATTCCATATGTGAACAAGCTTTATATAACAAAAATATATAATGAGTTCTTAGGTGATGTTTATTTTCCTGAACTGGACTGGTCAAAATTTCAACTTGTTTCAAAAGAAAAAGGAATGAAAGACGAGAAAAATCCGTATGACTATGATTATATACTTTATGAAAAAGTGACAGAATAG
- a CDS encoding DegV family protein, producing MTIKIVTDSTVDLSNEEANELGIHIIPLQIHLDGKTYLDRVDITPSEFMEKMKMSEELPKTSQPSIGAFTKIYDELTEDGSEVLSIHCSEPLSGTVQTARSIAQQYNGKVTVIDSKYISKGLAFQVIEACKLVKLGKSMKEILDRLNEVRNSTTLFVVVDTLENLVKGGRIGKGRALIGSLLNIKPIAGLKDGAYDPISNVRNHNQVVKQLVKHFKEDVDGKIIKGIGLAHADGLELATRLKTKLQELYGNIEIPIVETTPIISTHTGPGAIGFTYYAE from the coding sequence ATGACGATAAAAATCGTAACAGACTCAACGGTCGATTTATCAAATGAAGAAGCAAATGAACTAGGAATTCACATCATCCCTTTACAAATTCATCTAGACGGTAAAACATATTTAGACCGTGTAGATATTACTCCTTCTGAATTTATGGAAAAGATGAAAATGAGCGAGGAATTACCGAAAACATCCCAACCATCAATTGGAGCTTTTACGAAAATCTATGATGAATTGACTGAGGACGGGAGTGAAGTATTATCAATCCATTGCTCCGAACCATTAAGTGGTACGGTACAAACAGCCCGTTCCATTGCTCAACAATATAATGGGAAAGTGACAGTCATAGATTCTAAGTATATTTCCAAAGGACTTGCGTTTCAAGTAATTGAGGCATGTAAATTGGTCAAGTTAGGTAAATCTATGAAAGAAATATTAGACCGATTAAATGAAGTACGGAATTCTACAACATTATTTGTTGTCGTTGATACGTTAGAAAACCTTGTAAAAGGAGGGCGTATTGGAAAAGGAAGAGCATTAATTGGTTCTTTATTAAATATTAAGCCGATAGCTGGTCTTAAAGACGGTGCTTATGATCCGATTTCGAACGTCCGCAATCATAATCAAGTTGTGAAACAATTAGTTAAACATTTTAAAGAAGATGTTGATGGGAAAATCATTAAAGGAATCGGTCTTGCACATGCGGATGGGTTAGAGCTTGCGACGAGATTAAAAACAAAATTGCAAGAACTCTACGGAAATATTGAAATCCCTATTGTAGAAACGACTCCAATCATTAGTACACATACAGGTCCTGGAGCAATTGGTTTTACATACTATGCTGAGTAA
- a CDS encoding SCO family protein yields the protein MRKVFYFVAIIVILLVGCSAKTIENRVDWPIEDFEFTDHNGERFSLSDLEGKVWIANFIFTNCNTVCPPITANMARIQKMIEDNGWKDVELVSFSIDPEIDKPEVLKEFASKFTDNLTNWHFLTGYVQKYIEQFAKDNFKFYVYKPENEEQVNHGTDMFLVDEHGTVVKYYSAIDVPYDVLKSDIEVLLDEK from the coding sequence TTGCGCAAAGTTTTTTATTTCGTAGCAATAATCGTTATTTTGTTAGTAGGTTGTTCAGCAAAAACAATTGAAAACCGAGTCGACTGGCCAATTGAAGACTTTGAATTTACCGATCATAACGGGGAACGTTTTTCTTTATCTGACTTAGAAGGAAAAGTATGGATAGCAAATTTTATATTCACAAACTGTAACACGGTTTGTCCACCAATTACAGCAAATATGGCTCGTATTCAAAAGATGATTGAAGATAATGGTTGGAAAGATGTTGAATTAGTCTCGTTTAGCATCGATCCAGAAATAGATAAGCCAGAAGTTTTAAAAGAATTCGCTTCTAAATTTACAGATAATTTAACGAATTGGCATTTCCTCACGGGCTATGTCCAAAAATATATTGAACAGTTCGCCAAAGATAATTTTAAATTTTATGTGTACAAACCTGAAAATGAAGAACAGGTAAACCATGGGACAGATATGTTTTTGGTTGATGAGCATGGTACCGTTGTAAAATACTACTCTGCCATTGATGTCCCATATGATGTTTTAAAAAGTGATATTGAAGTATTGCTTGATGAAAAATAA
- a CDS encoding SGNH/GDSL hydrolase family protein: MKKITFFTILIVLIILSWFITSTFQSSVSTQPNRQFPTNLHTKELSNNFFPKPLHITAIGDSLTKGVGDETNQGGYLKYLQSDLLTLKSVKNVEIENFGVTGHRTIQLLDRMENETVKKSIQHADVVLITIGGNDMMKIVKDNFLNLQLDVFEAEIDNYEKRLNTILKTVRKNNTDAKIVLIGLYNPFLEWFSDIEEFQTVIDEWNATSKSVLNRYKDAYFVDISDVFLHSEENLLYEDHFHPNNRGYELIASKVFATFQSHIEVGGMYVQKNNND, from the coding sequence TTGAAAAAAATCACCTTTTTTACGATTCTAATCGTACTGATTATTTTATCTTGGTTTATTACGTCAACTTTTCAGTCGTCTGTTTCTACTCAACCTAATCGTCAATTTCCTACGAACCTTCATACAAAGGAATTATCAAATAATTTTTTCCCTAAGCCTTTGCATATTACTGCGATTGGAGACTCACTGACGAAAGGTGTCGGTGATGAGACAAATCAAGGCGGCTATTTGAAATATTTACAGTCAGATTTGTTAACATTAAAAAGTGTAAAAAATGTTGAGATTGAAAATTTTGGTGTAACAGGTCATCGAACAATCCAATTATTAGATAGAATGGAAAATGAAACGGTAAAAAAGTCAATCCAACATGCTGACGTCGTTTTAATCACAATCGGTGGAAATGATATGATGAAAATAGTAAAAGATAACTTCTTGAATTTACAATTAGACGTCTTTGAAGCGGAGATTGATAATTATGAAAAACGGTTAAATACAATACTTAAAACGGTTAGAAAGAATAATACCGATGCTAAAATTGTTCTTATTGGACTATACAATCCATTTTTGGAATGGTTTAGTGATATTGAAGAATTTCAGACGGTTATTGACGAATGGAATGCTACTTCCAAGTCAGTCTTAAATAGATATAAAGATGCGTATTTTGTTGATATATCCGATGTTTTCTTGCATTCAGAAGAAAATTTACTGTATGAAGATCATTTTCATCCGAATAATCGAGGGTATGAACTCATTGCTAGCAAAGTGTTCGCCACTTTTCAGAGTCACATAGAAGTAGGTGGGATGTATGTCCAAAAAAACAACAACGATTAA
- a CDS encoding YpmS family protein: protein MSKKTTTIKFSWKKAFFSLVIINMLIVLVFVGLMFLPINEPKDIKEGISNNHKSPSLFVAAKKKDLNVLINEFIEKENANGPIDYKVWLEEEVELYGTLPIFNNEVEMKLTFQPKALKNGDIVLTQNTISIGKLELPTRYVMNFIRKNYHFPKWVEIFPNEHLIYIHLSDIELKNQLSIHAETFDLKNDDISFSLIINQ, encoded by the coding sequence ATGTCCAAAAAAACAACAACGATTAAATTTTCTTGGAAAAAAGCATTTTTCAGTTTAGTTATCATTAATATGTTAATTGTTCTCGTCTTTGTAGGGTTGATGTTTTTACCGATTAACGAGCCAAAGGATATAAAAGAAGGGATTTCAAATAATCATAAGAGCCCAAGCTTGTTTGTAGCTGCAAAAAAGAAAGATTTGAACGTACTTATAAATGAATTTATTGAAAAAGAAAATGCGAACGGCCCAATTGATTATAAAGTTTGGTTAGAAGAAGAGGTTGAGCTTTACGGAACATTGCCTATATTCAATAATGAGGTTGAAATGAAATTAACCTTTCAGCCGAAAGCGTTAAAAAATGGGGATATTGTTTTAACTCAAAATACAATTAGTATTGGAAAACTCGAACTTCCAACGAGGTATGTAATGAATTTCATTAGGAAAAATTACCATTTTCCAAAGTGGGTTGAAATTTTTCCGAATGAACATTTAATCTATATTCATTTATCAGATATTGAATTGAAAAATCAATTAAGTATTCATGCAGAAACATTTGATTTGAAAAATGACGATATATCATTTTCTTTAATCATCAATCAATGA